A section of the Oryzias melastigma strain HK-1 linkage group LG14, ASM292280v2, whole genome shotgun sequence genome encodes:
- the si:dkey-125i10.3 gene encoding microtubule-associated protein 4 isoform X1 codes for MLYNFFFRLNLRENIDIMSDKNEPIPDTRVRKLRKDGSWIRRQDDSPTSKPEDLETKPLVKRNSYVLMAIKRYESLDSSSVSPPPETDTNPSDRDSTNQNGEKAKFLHDGVQPDGSSGQTPSNTKSKEPTKHLVTPPGENINTGTVKTSPSVDAAPLPDPISSAKITSKELATSKVQPVNDTAVEKSITSTPEKVKDFKVVQKTEITKPVPSADTDNQTALSEHDPKRSIKNTTDAKVKSSPDVPAVTVATVTDKTSLSNTKQPVAGGQSEAPTVKANVKTAESQDDPAPPPEPSTVITTVSTPEEKTTQPNSDQPLSQDLSKTPTDKATLTSEGSEEKPVALTKLVSALKAKNEVPLADGGPVEPSVVSTPEQVSECLPKKQAKLEPSPDVDTQTASEQDANKTAKAALQVEVEASPKVPPANKTTLANEETLPKREPVPSGLSEAPTIKADVKTEVKTAEPPTVIRAERATVSTPEDTSTQPNSDQPLSQDLSKTPADKAALTSGGSEEKPVALTKLVSALKAKSEVPLADDAPVEPSVVSTPEQVSECLPKKQVKLEPSPNVDTQTTSEQDANKTAEAALQVEVDSSPKVPPANKTTLANEETLPKREPVLSGLSEVPTVKADVKTTKNSEDPAPLSDPPTVIRAARAAVSTPEDITTPPNSDQPLSQDLSKTPTDKAALTSGGSEEKPVALTKLVSALKAKSEVPLADDAPVEPSVVSTPEQVLEDLPKKQVKLEPSPNVDTQTASEQDANKTVKAALQVEVETSPKVPPAKKTTLANEETLPKREPVPSGLSEAPTVKADVSADVKPVEGSQDPAPHSESATVIRPEKEVVCTPEASNREQPLSQGLSKTPTDKAALTSGGRDEKPVVLPELVSALKAKRDIQSADDGPVEQSFESSPEQASEDTPKNKLVHLEPSPNASTQTSSEQDAIKIVKAAAEVKVDSSPEAPSANKETVKDDPSLPKSMPSVPSGLSEAPSVKADVKSAESQEDPSPLSEPFIVIMAEKVDVTPVEVETTSLNKVKPVSNNSSQSPAPEALLKLAETKEDSSVEQESVSVTTFKSEVQTGVVEQMNELKPQCAGDGKLEMTMKENAEPLPSAYTHNQTSPSEQDSNKIAKVTEIEVESPSQVPSTNKETATNETSPPKSMPSGPNGLSEAPAVKTEVKTTEPPTVIRAEKAAVSTPEDITTPPNSDQPLSQDLSKTPADKATLTSGGSEEKPVALTKLVSALKAKSEVPLADDAPVEPSVVPTPEQVSECLSQKPVKVESSSNIDTQTASEQDANKTATEVEIETSPEVPPSNKSTLTVETTLSKREPAPSGLSEAPAAIADVKSAESQEDSVKTLDSTADLNTNTIIKPEPSTDTNTSPLKQQLEKVTAEIVEEVELESIPDILAPNKETLGNDTSNTETPSDSLPKSPPAETLVKTAERGEDSAAPPEAVLATCAERDVQSLDGDAPVKQSEQATSEHVTKQMPAIKTDEDVQTLPVAGNKDLVHKVIELTDALDVEAPGLESVSKPVDVPEPHLPQDSGLKQPQADNKNSEDLGKIADDLSSTKNHDRLFSNNDICTYCNKIIDGNAKIVFNEPSVICHPKCLKCGVCAKDLGGLEIPMFLTDEAILCVDCYRKA; via the exons ATCATTAGATTCTTCTTCAGTTTCTCCTCCCCCAGAGACAGACACAAATCCATCTGACAG agaTTCAACCAACCAGAATGGAGAGAAAGCTAAATTTCTCCATGATGGTGTTCAGCCTGATGGATCATCTGGTCAGACTCCAAGCAACACAAA GTCTAAAGAACCTACAAAGCATCTTGTTACTCCTCCAGGTGAAAACATCAACACAGGCACTGTTAAGACATCTCCTTCAGTAGATGCTGCACCTCTTCCAGACCCAATTTCAAGTGCCAAGATCACGTCAAAGGAACTAGCAACAAGTAAAGTTCAACCAGTTAATGATACTGCTGTTGAAAAAAGTATCACGTCAACACCTGAGAAAGTAAAAGATTTTAAGGTGGTGCAAAAGACAGAGATTACTAAACCTGTGCCATCTGCAGACACTGATAATCAGACTGCTCTTTCAGAACATGATCCAAAGAGaagcattaaaaatacaactgaTGCTAAAGTTAAGTCATCACCTGATGTTCCTGCTGTTACTGTAGCAACAGTAACAGATAAGACATCTCTATCTAACACCAAACAACCAGTCGCTGGTGGTCAATCTGAGGCTCCAACTGTCAAAGCTAATGTTAAAACTGCAGAGAGCCAAGATGATCCTGCACCTCCTCCAGAGCCATCAACAGTAATCACAACTGTGAGTACACCAgaagagaaaacaacacaacCTAACAGTGACCAACCACTTTCTCAAGATCTTTCCAAAACACCTACCGACAAAGCTACACTTACATCTGAAGGGAGTGAAGAGAAACCTGTGGCATTGACAAAGCTAGTTTCAGCCCTCAAAGCTAAGAATGAAGTCCCATTAGCTGATGGTGGTCCTGTTGAACCAAGTGTCGTGTCAACACCTGAGCAAGTTTCAGAATGCCTACCAAAGAAGCAAGCTAAGCTTGAACCATCTCCAGATGTTGATACTCAGACAGCTTCAGAACAAGATGCAAATAAAACAGCTAAAGCTGCTTTACAGGTTGAAGTGGAGGCATCACCCAAAGTCCCTCCTGCTAACAAAACAACTCTGGCAAATGAAGAAACTCTACCTAAGAGAGAACCAGTTCCCAGTGGTCTGTCTGAGGCTCCAACTATCAAAGCTGATGTCAAAACTGAGGTAAAAACTGCAGAGCCACCAACAGTGATCAGAGCTGAAAGGGCAACTGTGAGTACACCAGAAGATACATCCACTCAACCTAACAGTGACCAACCACTTTCTCAAGATCTTTCCAAAACACCTGCTGACAAAGCTGCACTTACATCTGGAGGGAGTGAAGAGAAACCTGTGGCATTGACAAAGCTAGTTTCAGCCCTCAAAGCTAAAAGTGAAGTCCCATTGGCTGATGATGCTCCTGTTGAACCAAGTGTTGTGTCAACACCTGAGCAAGTTTCCGAATGCCTACCAAAGAAACAAGTTAAGCTTGAACCATCTCCAAATGTTGATACTCAGACAACTTCAGAACAAGATGCAAATAAAACAGCTGAAGCTGCTTTACAGGTTGAAGTGGATTCATCACCCAAAGTTCCTCCTGCTAACAAAACAACTCTAGCAAATGAAGAAACTTTACCTAAGAGAGAACCAGTTCTTAGTGGTCTGTCTGAGGTTCCAACTGTCAAAGCTGATGTCAAAACTACGAAAAATTCAGAGGATCCTGCACCACTTTCAGACCCACCAACAGTGATCAGAGCTGCAAGGGCAGCTGTGAGTACACCAGAAGATATAACCACTCCACCTAACAGTGACCAACCACTTTCTCAAGATCTTTCCAAAACACCTACTGACAAAGCTGCACTTACATCTGGAGGGAGTGAAGAGAAACCTGTGGCATTGACAAAGCTAGTTTCAGCCCTCAAAGCTAAAAGTGAAGTCCCATTAGCTGATGATGCTCCTGTTGAACCAAGTGTTGTGTCAACACCTGAGCAAGTTTTAGAAGACCTACCAAAGAAACAAGTTAAGCTTGAACCATCTCCAAATGTTGATACTCAGACAGCTTCAGAACAAGatgcaaataaaacagttaaagctGCTTTACAGGTTGAAGTGGAGACATCACCCAAAGTCCCTCCTGCTAAGAAAACAACTCTGGCAAATGAAGAAACTTTACCTAAGAGAGAACCAGTTCCTAGTGGTCTGTCTGAGGCTCCAACTGTCAAAGCTGATGTCAGTGCTGATGTCAAACCTGTGGAGGGTTCACAAGATCCTGCACCACATTCAGAGTCAGCAACAGTGATCAGACCCGAAAAGGAAGTTGTGTGTACACCAGAAGCATCCAACAGGGAACAACCCCTTTCTCAAGGTCTTTCCAAAACACCTACTGACAAAGCTGCACTTACATCTGGAGGGAGAGATGAGAAACCTGTGGTATTACCAGAGCTAGTTTCAGCACTCAAAGCTAAAAGGGATATCCAATCAGCTGATGATGGTCCAGTTGAGCAAAGTTTTGAGTCATCCCCTGAGCAGGCTTCAGAAGACACACCAAAGAATAAGCTGGTTCATCTTGAACCATCTCCAAATGCCAGTACTCAGACATCTTCAGAACAAGATGcaattaaaatagtcaaagCTGCTGCAGAGGTTAAAGTTGATTCATCACCCGAAGCCCCTTCTGCTaacaaagaaacagtaaaagatgATCCATCTCTACCTAAGAGTATGCCATCAGTGCCCAGTGGGCTGTCTGAGGCTCCATCTGTCAAAGCTGATGTCAAATCTGCAGAGAGTCAAGAGGATCCTTCACCCCTTTCAGAGCCTTTTATAGTCATCATGGCTGAAAAGGTAGACGTGACTCCTGTGGAAGTTGAAACTACTTCTCTCAACAAAGTAAAACCAGTTAGTAACAACTCATCTCAGTCACCTGCTCCTGAAGCTCTACTCAAGTTGGCAGAAACTAAAGAGGACTCCTCAGTCGAACAAGAGTCTGTTTCAGTGACCACATTTAAAAGTGAAGTCCAGACAGGTGTTGTTGAACAAATGAATGAGCTAAAACCTCAGTGCGCTGGAGATGGTAAACTTGAAATGACCATGAAGGAGAATGCTGAACCTTTACCATCTGCTTACACTCATAATCAGACATCTCCTTCAGAACaagattcaaataaaatagCTAAAGTCACAGAGATTGAAGTGGAGTCGCCATCCCAGGTCCCTTCTACTAACAAAGAAACAGCAACAAATGAGACATCTCCACCTAAGAGTATGCCATCAGGTCCTAATGGTCTGTCTGAGGCTCCAGCAGTCAAAACTGAGGTCAAAACTACAGAGCCACCAACAGTGATCAGAGCTGAAAAGGCAGCTGTGAGTACACCAGAAGATATAACCACTCCACCTAACAGTGACCAACCACTTTCTCAAGATCTTTCCAAAACACCTGCCGACAAAGCTACACTTACATCTGGAGGGAGTGAAGAGAAACCTGTGGCATTGACAAAGCTAGTTTCAGCACTCAAAGCTAAAAGTGAAGTCCCATTGGCTGATGATGCTCCTGTTGAACCAAGTGTTGTGCCAACACCTGAGCAAGTTTCAGAATGCCTATCGCAGAAGCCAGTTAAGGTTGAATCATCTTCAAATATTGATACTCAGACAGCTTCAGAACAAGATGCAAATAAAACAGCTACAGAGGTCGAAATTGAGACGTCACCAGAAGTCCCGCCTTCTAACAAATCAACTCTAACAGTTGAAACTACTCTATCTAAGAGAGAACCAGCTCCTAGTGGTCTGTCTGAGGCTCCAGCTGCCATAGCTGATGTAAAATCTGCAGAGAGTCAAGAAGATTCTGTTAAAACACTGGACAGCACAGCAGACTTGAACACAAACACTATAATTAAGCCAGAGCCATCAACAGATACTAATACATCTCcattaaaacaacaattagAAAAGGTAACAGCTGAAATTGTTGAGGAGGTTGAACTGGAGTCAATCCCCGACATACTTGCACctaataaagaaacactcgGAAATGACACATCTAACACTGAAACACCTAGTGATAGTCTGCCTAAATCACCTCCTGCTGAAACTTTGGTAAAGACTGCAGAGCGTGGAGAGGATTCTGCAGCACCACCAGAGGCAGTTCTAGCAACCTGTGCTGAGAGGGATGTCCAATCTCTTGATGGTGATGCTCCTGTCAAACAAAGTGAACAGGCAACATCTGAGCACGTAACAAAACAGATGCCAGCTATAAAGACAGACGAGGATGTTCAGACCTTACCTGTTGCAGGTAATAAGGATTTAGTTCACAAAGTGATTGAGCTAACAGATGCACTGGATGTGGAGGCACCTGGACTGGAATCTGTTTCAAAACCTGTGGATGTTCCAGAACCTCATCTCCCACAGGATTCTGGGTTGAAGCAACCGCAAGCTGACAACAAAAA TTCCGAGGATTTGGGGAAAATTGCAGATGATCTGAGTTCTACAAAGAACCACGACAGACTCtt caGTAACAATGACATCTGCACTTACTGCAATAAAATCATTGATGGAAACGCTAAGAT
- the si:dkey-125i10.3 gene encoding microtubule-associated protein 4 isoform X2 — MSKEPTKHLVTPPGENINTGTVKTSPSVDAAPLPDPISSAKITSKELATSKVQPVNDTAVEKSITSTPEKVKDFKVVQKTEITKPVPSADTDNQTALSEHDPKRSIKNTTDAKVKSSPDVPAVTVATVTDKTSLSNTKQPVAGGQSEAPTVKANVKTAESQDDPAPPPEPSTVITTVSTPEEKTTQPNSDQPLSQDLSKTPTDKATLTSEGSEEKPVALTKLVSALKAKNEVPLADGGPVEPSVVSTPEQVSECLPKKQAKLEPSPDVDTQTASEQDANKTAKAALQVEVEASPKVPPANKTTLANEETLPKREPVPSGLSEAPTIKADVKTEVKTAEPPTVIRAERATVSTPEDTSTQPNSDQPLSQDLSKTPADKAALTSGGSEEKPVALTKLVSALKAKSEVPLADDAPVEPSVVSTPEQVSECLPKKQVKLEPSPNVDTQTTSEQDANKTAEAALQVEVDSSPKVPPANKTTLANEETLPKREPVLSGLSEVPTVKADVKTTKNSEDPAPLSDPPTVIRAARAAVSTPEDITTPPNSDQPLSQDLSKTPTDKAALTSGGSEEKPVALTKLVSALKAKSEVPLADDAPVEPSVVSTPEQVLEDLPKKQVKLEPSPNVDTQTASEQDANKTVKAALQVEVETSPKVPPAKKTTLANEETLPKREPVPSGLSEAPTVKADVSADVKPVEGSQDPAPHSESATVIRPEKEVVCTPEASNREQPLSQGLSKTPTDKAALTSGGRDEKPVVLPELVSALKAKRDIQSADDGPVEQSFESSPEQASEDTPKNKLVHLEPSPNASTQTSSEQDAIKIVKAAAEVKVDSSPEAPSANKETVKDDPSLPKSMPSVPSGLSEAPSVKADVKSAESQEDPSPLSEPFIVIMAEKVDVTPVEVETTSLNKVKPVSNNSSQSPAPEALLKLAETKEDSSVEQESVSVTTFKSEVQTGVVEQMNELKPQCAGDGKLEMTMKENAEPLPSAYTHNQTSPSEQDSNKIAKVTEIEVESPSQVPSTNKETATNETSPPKSMPSGPNGLSEAPAVKTEVKTTEPPTVIRAEKAAVSTPEDITTPPNSDQPLSQDLSKTPADKATLTSGGSEEKPVALTKLVSALKAKSEVPLADDAPVEPSVVPTPEQVSECLSQKPVKVESSSNIDTQTASEQDANKTATEVEIETSPEVPPSNKSTLTVETTLSKREPAPSGLSEAPAAIADVKSAESQEDSVKTLDSTADLNTNTIIKPEPSTDTNTSPLKQQLEKVTAEIVEEVELESIPDILAPNKETLGNDTSNTETPSDSLPKSPPAETLVKTAERGEDSAAPPEAVLATCAERDVQSLDGDAPVKQSEQATSEHVTKQMPAIKTDEDVQTLPVAGNKDLVHKVIELTDALDVEAPGLESVSKPVDVPEPHLPQDSGLKQPQADNKNSEDLGKIADDLSSTKNHDRLFSNNDICTYCNKIIDGNAKIVFNEPSVICHPKCLKCGVCAKDLGGLEIPMFLTDEAILCVDCYRKA, encoded by the exons at GTCTAAAGAACCTACAAAGCATCTTGTTACTCCTCCAGGTGAAAACATCAACACAGGCACTGTTAAGACATCTCCTTCAGTAGATGCTGCACCTCTTCCAGACCCAATTTCAAGTGCCAAGATCACGTCAAAGGAACTAGCAACAAGTAAAGTTCAACCAGTTAATGATACTGCTGTTGAAAAAAGTATCACGTCAACACCTGAGAAAGTAAAAGATTTTAAGGTGGTGCAAAAGACAGAGATTACTAAACCTGTGCCATCTGCAGACACTGATAATCAGACTGCTCTTTCAGAACATGATCCAAAGAGaagcattaaaaatacaactgaTGCTAAAGTTAAGTCATCACCTGATGTTCCTGCTGTTACTGTAGCAACAGTAACAGATAAGACATCTCTATCTAACACCAAACAACCAGTCGCTGGTGGTCAATCTGAGGCTCCAACTGTCAAAGCTAATGTTAAAACTGCAGAGAGCCAAGATGATCCTGCACCTCCTCCAGAGCCATCAACAGTAATCACAACTGTGAGTACACCAgaagagaaaacaacacaacCTAACAGTGACCAACCACTTTCTCAAGATCTTTCCAAAACACCTACCGACAAAGCTACACTTACATCTGAAGGGAGTGAAGAGAAACCTGTGGCATTGACAAAGCTAGTTTCAGCCCTCAAAGCTAAGAATGAAGTCCCATTAGCTGATGGTGGTCCTGTTGAACCAAGTGTCGTGTCAACACCTGAGCAAGTTTCAGAATGCCTACCAAAGAAGCAAGCTAAGCTTGAACCATCTCCAGATGTTGATACTCAGACAGCTTCAGAACAAGATGCAAATAAAACAGCTAAAGCTGCTTTACAGGTTGAAGTGGAGGCATCACCCAAAGTCCCTCCTGCTAACAAAACAACTCTGGCAAATGAAGAAACTCTACCTAAGAGAGAACCAGTTCCCAGTGGTCTGTCTGAGGCTCCAACTATCAAAGCTGATGTCAAAACTGAGGTAAAAACTGCAGAGCCACCAACAGTGATCAGAGCTGAAAGGGCAACTGTGAGTACACCAGAAGATACATCCACTCAACCTAACAGTGACCAACCACTTTCTCAAGATCTTTCCAAAACACCTGCTGACAAAGCTGCACTTACATCTGGAGGGAGTGAAGAGAAACCTGTGGCATTGACAAAGCTAGTTTCAGCCCTCAAAGCTAAAAGTGAAGTCCCATTGGCTGATGATGCTCCTGTTGAACCAAGTGTTGTGTCAACACCTGAGCAAGTTTCCGAATGCCTACCAAAGAAACAAGTTAAGCTTGAACCATCTCCAAATGTTGATACTCAGACAACTTCAGAACAAGATGCAAATAAAACAGCTGAAGCTGCTTTACAGGTTGAAGTGGATTCATCACCCAAAGTTCCTCCTGCTAACAAAACAACTCTAGCAAATGAAGAAACTTTACCTAAGAGAGAACCAGTTCTTAGTGGTCTGTCTGAGGTTCCAACTGTCAAAGCTGATGTCAAAACTACGAAAAATTCAGAGGATCCTGCACCACTTTCAGACCCACCAACAGTGATCAGAGCTGCAAGGGCAGCTGTGAGTACACCAGAAGATATAACCACTCCACCTAACAGTGACCAACCACTTTCTCAAGATCTTTCCAAAACACCTACTGACAAAGCTGCACTTACATCTGGAGGGAGTGAAGAGAAACCTGTGGCATTGACAAAGCTAGTTTCAGCCCTCAAAGCTAAAAGTGAAGTCCCATTAGCTGATGATGCTCCTGTTGAACCAAGTGTTGTGTCAACACCTGAGCAAGTTTTAGAAGACCTACCAAAGAAACAAGTTAAGCTTGAACCATCTCCAAATGTTGATACTCAGACAGCTTCAGAACAAGatgcaaataaaacagttaaagctGCTTTACAGGTTGAAGTGGAGACATCACCCAAAGTCCCTCCTGCTAAGAAAACAACTCTGGCAAATGAAGAAACTTTACCTAAGAGAGAACCAGTTCCTAGTGGTCTGTCTGAGGCTCCAACTGTCAAAGCTGATGTCAGTGCTGATGTCAAACCTGTGGAGGGTTCACAAGATCCTGCACCACATTCAGAGTCAGCAACAGTGATCAGACCCGAAAAGGAAGTTGTGTGTACACCAGAAGCATCCAACAGGGAACAACCCCTTTCTCAAGGTCTTTCCAAAACACCTACTGACAAAGCTGCACTTACATCTGGAGGGAGAGATGAGAAACCTGTGGTATTACCAGAGCTAGTTTCAGCACTCAAAGCTAAAAGGGATATCCAATCAGCTGATGATGGTCCAGTTGAGCAAAGTTTTGAGTCATCCCCTGAGCAGGCTTCAGAAGACACACCAAAGAATAAGCTGGTTCATCTTGAACCATCTCCAAATGCCAGTACTCAGACATCTTCAGAACAAGATGcaattaaaatagtcaaagCTGCTGCAGAGGTTAAAGTTGATTCATCACCCGAAGCCCCTTCTGCTaacaaagaaacagtaaaagatgATCCATCTCTACCTAAGAGTATGCCATCAGTGCCCAGTGGGCTGTCTGAGGCTCCATCTGTCAAAGCTGATGTCAAATCTGCAGAGAGTCAAGAGGATCCTTCACCCCTTTCAGAGCCTTTTATAGTCATCATGGCTGAAAAGGTAGACGTGACTCCTGTGGAAGTTGAAACTACTTCTCTCAACAAAGTAAAACCAGTTAGTAACAACTCATCTCAGTCACCTGCTCCTGAAGCTCTACTCAAGTTGGCAGAAACTAAAGAGGACTCCTCAGTCGAACAAGAGTCTGTTTCAGTGACCACATTTAAAAGTGAAGTCCAGACAGGTGTTGTTGAACAAATGAATGAGCTAAAACCTCAGTGCGCTGGAGATGGTAAACTTGAAATGACCATGAAGGAGAATGCTGAACCTTTACCATCTGCTTACACTCATAATCAGACATCTCCTTCAGAACaagattcaaataaaatagCTAAAGTCACAGAGATTGAAGTGGAGTCGCCATCCCAGGTCCCTTCTACTAACAAAGAAACAGCAACAAATGAGACATCTCCACCTAAGAGTATGCCATCAGGTCCTAATGGTCTGTCTGAGGCTCCAGCAGTCAAAACTGAGGTCAAAACTACAGAGCCACCAACAGTGATCAGAGCTGAAAAGGCAGCTGTGAGTACACCAGAAGATATAACCACTCCACCTAACAGTGACCAACCACTTTCTCAAGATCTTTCCAAAACACCTGCCGACAAAGCTACACTTACATCTGGAGGGAGTGAAGAGAAACCTGTGGCATTGACAAAGCTAGTTTCAGCACTCAAAGCTAAAAGTGAAGTCCCATTGGCTGATGATGCTCCTGTTGAACCAAGTGTTGTGCCAACACCTGAGCAAGTTTCAGAATGCCTATCGCAGAAGCCAGTTAAGGTTGAATCATCTTCAAATATTGATACTCAGACAGCTTCAGAACAAGATGCAAATAAAACAGCTACAGAGGTCGAAATTGAGACGTCACCAGAAGTCCCGCCTTCTAACAAATCAACTCTAACAGTTGAAACTACTCTATCTAAGAGAGAACCAGCTCCTAGTGGTCTGTCTGAGGCTCCAGCTGCCATAGCTGATGTAAAATCTGCAGAGAGTCAAGAAGATTCTGTTAAAACACTGGACAGCACAGCAGACTTGAACACAAACACTATAATTAAGCCAGAGCCATCAACAGATACTAATACATCTCcattaaaacaacaattagAAAAGGTAACAGCTGAAATTGTTGAGGAGGTTGAACTGGAGTCAATCCCCGACATACTTGCACctaataaagaaacactcgGAAATGACACATCTAACACTGAAACACCTAGTGATAGTCTGCCTAAATCACCTCCTGCTGAAACTTTGGTAAAGACTGCAGAGCGTGGAGAGGATTCTGCAGCACCACCAGAGGCAGTTCTAGCAACCTGTGCTGAGAGGGATGTCCAATCTCTTGATGGTGATGCTCCTGTCAAACAAAGTGAACAGGCAACATCTGAGCACGTAACAAAACAGATGCCAGCTATAAAGACAGACGAGGATGTTCAGACCTTACCTGTTGCAGGTAATAAGGATTTAGTTCACAAAGTGATTGAGCTAACAGATGCACTGGATGTGGAGGCACCTGGACTGGAATCTGTTTCAAAACCTGTGGATGTTCCAGAACCTCATCTCCCACAGGATTCTGGGTTGAAGCAACCGCAAGCTGACAACAAAAA TTCCGAGGATTTGGGGAAAATTGCAGATGATCTGAGTTCTACAAAGAACCACGACAGACTCtt caGTAACAATGACATCTGCACTTACTGCAATAAAATCATTGATGGAAACGCTAAGAT